A genomic region of Xanthomonas campestris pv. phormiicola contains the following coding sequences:
- a CDS encoding DUF4431 domain-containing protein, translated as MLRHFTCLFALLLAASTAANAQCLPGQPSVVRLTGVLERVTFAGPPNYESIQSGDAPETYFVLRLPAPVCVLDSDQSAISANRLQLLLEPGQYNLFRPKLGKRITLPGELWPAETGHHHTPLMFTPDRGKTG; from the coding sequence ATGCTTCGACATTTCACTTGTCTGTTTGCCTTGCTCCTCGCGGCATCCACTGCTGCGAATGCCCAGTGCCTGCCAGGCCAGCCTTCGGTGGTTCGGCTCACAGGCGTACTTGAGCGCGTCACGTTTGCAGGCCCGCCCAACTACGAGAGCATCCAGAGCGGCGACGCACCCGAAACCTATTTCGTCCTGCGACTGCCGGCGCCGGTATGCGTGCTCGATTCAGATCAAAGCGCAATCTCGGCCAACCGCCTGCAACTGCTCCTGGAGCCGGGGCAATACAATCTATTCCGGCCTAAGCTCGGCAAGCGCATTACACTGCCTGGCGAACTGTGGCCGGCTGAAACCGGTCACCACCACACGCCGCTGATGTTCACGCCGGATCGTGGGAAGACGGGCTAA
- a CDS encoding Dabb family protein, producing the protein MNLTTFLPSYTRRPADYELKGLIMTDRTRRDLIVAATALAAGVVAAGSRAATATSANKAAFPPVVHHVFFWLKHPDSKEDLAKLLAGLRTLAGIDTVRGIHIGVPAETEQRGVVDGSYSASELLFFDDVAGQNAYQVHPIHKQFVADCEHLWQRVVVYDVKAAAP; encoded by the coding sequence GTGAACCTGACCACGTTCTTGCCGTCCTATACTCGCAGGCCCGCAGACTATGAACTGAAGGGCCTGATCATGACCGATCGCACACGCCGAGATCTCATCGTTGCCGCCACCGCTTTGGCTGCCGGCGTGGTTGCCGCCGGCTCCCGCGCGGCCACGGCCACGTCAGCCAACAAGGCAGCGTTCCCGCCGGTCGTGCACCATGTGTTCTTCTGGCTTAAGCATCCGGATTCCAAAGAGGATCTAGCCAAGCTGCTGGCCGGTTTGCGAACGTTGGCCGGCATCGACACCGTGCGCGGCATCCACATCGGCGTGCCGGCGGAGACCGAGCAGCGTGGCGTCGTCGATGGCAGCTACAGCGCCTCGGAACTCCTGTTCTTCGACGATGTGGCCGGACAGAACGCCTATCAGGTCCATCCCATTCACAAGCAGTTCGTCGCCGATTGCGAGCACCTGTGGCAGCGCGTGGTCGTGTATGACGTCAAGGCCGCCGCGCCGTAA
- a CDS encoding IS4 family transposase, whose amino-acid sequence MRASQVLQRCLESALSPMHALRRQTLLLAVESLLAGRRLVLIDLARSWLDAERIRAPLKRLDRLLSNPRLHVERERLYGGMVRWLVRSPTPVIAVDGCRLKGDGRWHLLRAAVPVGGRTLTLLEQVFPERELASPKAARRFLERLKTLLPEHSRPILITDAGFRAPWCRTVERLGWQWITRLRHRTQVKPIEIPDQADQWVPCRALYALTLTGKSRDLGVFDMVRNEPIQARLVLHADRPRGRRHTTLKGERRRGKQSRQHAQREAEPWLLMACKEMAHVSAGQVVAIYRRRMQIELGFRDLKSHRYGQAFEDSLTRKRERIETVLLLHALAMFVSWLAGMAAEAIEAQDKLNPYPTARRLYCLVRLGQEALQRGWLERPLHAMLHALRQLSPEASQNMRFVT is encoded by the coding sequence ATGCGCGCGAGCCAAGTATTGCAAAGATGCCTGGAGTCGGCACTGTCGCCGATGCATGCACTACGCCGGCAGACGCTGCTGCTGGCGGTCGAGTCGCTGCTGGCGGGTCGCCGCCTGGTGCTGATCGATCTGGCCCGCAGCTGGTTGGACGCCGAACGTATCCGTGCGCCGCTGAAGCGACTGGATCGGTTGCTGAGCAACCCACGCCTGCACGTCGAACGTGAGCGCCTGTATGGCGGCATGGTGCGCTGGCTGGTGCGCTCGCCCACGCCGGTGATCGCGGTCGATGGGTGCCGCTTGAAGGGCGATGGCCGCTGGCATCTGTTGCGCGCCGCGGTGCCAGTCGGCGGACGAACCTTGACGTTGCTGGAGCAGGTGTTCCCGGAACGGGAACTGGCGTCGCCAAAGGCAGCGCGTCGCTTCCTTGAACGCCTCAAAACACTGTTGCCCGAGCACAGCCGTCCGATCCTGATCACCGACGCAGGCTTCCGGGCGCCGTGGTGCCGGACGGTGGAGCGGCTGGGATGGCAGTGGATCACGCGCCTGCGGCATCGCACCCAGGTCAAACCTATCGAGATCCCCGACCAGGCCGATCAGTGGGTACCGTGTCGCGCTCTGTACGCGTTGACCCTGACGGGCAAGTCACGCGATCTGGGCGTGTTCGACATGGTGCGCAACGAGCCGATTCAGGCGCGCCTGGTCCTGCATGCGGATAGGCCGCGGGGACGGCGGCACACGACGCTCAAGGGCGAGCGCCGCCGCGGCAAGCAAAGCCGGCAGCATGCACAGCGCGAGGCCGAACCCTGGTTGTTGATGGCGTGCAAGGAGATGGCTCACGTCAGCGCCGGGCAGGTGGTGGCGATCTATCGTCGGCGGATGCAGATCGAACTCGGGTTCCGCGATCTGAAATCGCATCGCTACGGCCAGGCCTTCGAGGACAGCCTGACCCGCAAGCGCGAGCGGATCGAGACGGTGTTGCTGCTGCACGCATTGGCGATGTTCGTGTCCTGGCTGGCAGGCATGGCGGCCGAAGCGATCGAGGCACAGGACAAGCTCAACCCTTACCCGACCGCACGCAGGCTCTACTGCCTAGTGCGATTGGGTCAGGAAGCCTTACAGCGAGGATGGTTGGAACGACCGCTCCACGCCATGCTTCACGCGCTACGTCAGCTGTCACCGGAGGCCAGTCAGAACATGCGGTTCGTAACATGA
- a CDS encoding Imm10 family immunity protein → MVGFADQMFDTTTYLVLQRAFAFDEQDVALGMDTYHVEWSGQETSGYGGISQFLLSRSHARITFAPDSPMARGGVALLTIVFQLVPSEYLALQDALHHIFQGSDCHFVADT, encoded by the coding sequence TTGGTCGGCTTCGCCGACCAAATGTTCGATACCACAACCTATCTCGTCCTCCAGCGCGCATTCGCGTTCGACGAACAGGACGTGGCATTGGGGATGGACACCTATCATGTCGAATGGTCCGGTCAGGAAACCTCGGGCTATGGTGGCATCTCCCAGTTCCTGCTCAGCCGTAGCCATGCGCGGATCACGTTCGCTCCAGATTCGCCAATGGCAAGGGGCGGCGTGGCGCTTCTCACCATCGTGTTCCAGTTGGTACCTTCGGAGTACCTGGCATTGCAGGATGCCCTTCACCACATCTTCCAGGGGAGCGATTGCCACTTTGTGGCCGACACTTAA